A single window of Nicotiana sylvestris chromosome 3, ASM39365v2, whole genome shotgun sequence DNA harbors:
- the LOC104237526 gene encoding probable membrane-associated kinase regulator 2 isoform X2, producing the protein MKAFKLLKCWPNTATVCDTISHLDSVKNIVDGMDYVTNLNVDTNKESDDDENSFFHLVFTGRDGHPKVDSNSEPHSPITVLRSCTKIRVFFLGLKKLKPEKSSIRDSSTARAEHKKQTLSPRTQSNRITVKRKMKDVPVSTMLFSDNSLRSKLQKEKDTEFERADMPKTKLLSSPRKSPVEKQGNRVAVLGVVRKQLRKSRSTASVAGVSASPMNRRDDSLLEQTDGIQAAILHCKRSYSTVSKVIPLTRLFDVITKIYI; encoded by the exons ATGAAAGCTTTTAAGCTACTCAAATGCTGGCCTAATACGGCCACGGTTTGTGATACTATCTCTCATCTTGATTCTGTTAAGAACATCGTCGATGGAATGGATTACGTAACAAACCTGAATGTCGACACTAATAAAGAAAGCGATGACGATGAAAACTCCTTCTTCCATTTGGTGTTCACAGGGCGCGATGGACACCCTAAAGTAGACTCCAACTCGGAGCCACATTCTCCAATTACTGTGCTCAGATCATGTACCAAGATTCGTGTCTTCTTTTTGGGCTTAAAGAAGTTAAAGCCGGAGAAATCGAGTATTCGCGATTCTTCTACAGCCAGGGCAGAGCATAAAAAACAGACACTTTCGCCCAGGACACAGAGCAACCGAATCACGGTAAAACGCAAGATGAAGGATGTTCCAGTCAGCACTATGTTGTTCAGTGATAACAGTTTAAGAAGCAAACTGCAGAAAGAGAAAGATACGGAATTTGAAAGAGCTGATATGCCCAAAACTAAGTTATTGAGCTCACCCAGAAAATCACCGGTGGAGAAACAGGGGAATCGAGTTGCTGTACTTGGGGTTGTACGTAAACAGCTAAGGAAGAGCCGCTCAACTGCATCCGTTGCCGGAGTTTCAGCGTCGCCGATGAATCGCAGAGACGATTCACTGCTAGAGCAAACTGACGGGATCCAAGCTGCTATTCTTCACTGCAAGAGATCCTATAGCACAGTATCAAAAG TTATTCCTTTGACCAGATTGTTCGATGTTATTACCAAGATCTACATCTGA
- the LOC104237526 gene encoding probable membrane-associated kinase regulator 2 isoform X1 — translation MKAFKLLKCWPNTATVCDTISHLDSVKNIVDGMDYVTNLNVDTNKESDDDENSFFHLVFTGRDGHPKVDSNSEPHSPITVLRSCTKIRVFFLGLKKLKPEKSSIRDSSTARAEHKKQTLSPRTQSNRITVKRKMKDVPVSTMLFSDNSLRSKLQKEKDTEFERADMPKTKLLSSPRKSPVEKQGNRVAVLGVVRKQLRKSRSTASVAGVSASPMNRRDDSLLEQTDGIQAAILHCKRSYSTVSKDCSMLLPRSTSEDVPRPSYYEEESRWSI, via the exons ATGAAAGCTTTTAAGCTACTCAAATGCTGGCCTAATACGGCCACGGTTTGTGATACTATCTCTCATCTTGATTCTGTTAAGAACATCGTCGATGGAATGGATTACGTAACAAACCTGAATGTCGACACTAATAAAGAAAGCGATGACGATGAAAACTCCTTCTTCCATTTGGTGTTCACAGGGCGCGATGGACACCCTAAAGTAGACTCCAACTCGGAGCCACATTCTCCAATTACTGTGCTCAGATCATGTACCAAGATTCGTGTCTTCTTTTTGGGCTTAAAGAAGTTAAAGCCGGAGAAATCGAGTATTCGCGATTCTTCTACAGCCAGGGCAGAGCATAAAAAACAGACACTTTCGCCCAGGACACAGAGCAACCGAATCACGGTAAAACGCAAGATGAAGGATGTTCCAGTCAGCACTATGTTGTTCAGTGATAACAGTTTAAGAAGCAAACTGCAGAAAGAGAAAGATACGGAATTTGAAAGAGCTGATATGCCCAAAACTAAGTTATTGAGCTCACCCAGAAAATCACCGGTGGAGAAACAGGGGAATCGAGTTGCTGTACTTGGGGTTGTACGTAAACAGCTAAGGAAGAGCCGCTCAACTGCATCCGTTGCCGGAGTTTCAGCGTCGCCGATGAATCGCAGAGACGATTCACTGCTAGAGCAAACTGACGGGATCCAAGCTGCTATTCTTCACTGCAAGAGATCCTATAGCACAGTATCAAAAG ATTGTTCGATGTTATTACCAAGATCTACATCTGAAGATGTACCAAGACCTTCCTACTATGAAGAGGAAAGCAGATGGAGCATTTGA